A window of Populus trichocarpa isolate Nisqually-1 chromosome 17, P.trichocarpa_v4.1, whole genome shotgun sequence genomic DNA:
tgttccttttctttccctttttgtttTGAAGATTATGTTTGTTCTTTTTCAATAGGTCATCAAGGCATAAATCTAAGAACAAAGGAACCAGTGGAACTTCTTTGAGAAATATTGGTTTAATTACCAGGGTTGTCTCAGTTTTCTCTCGTTTGGTTCGGTAATGATGTCCTCTTCCATTATTATCCAACGTTAATCTTCTCAATCAGACCTCAGAAACATCAAACATCTAAACACTAAATTCAACGATCATGTTTGAATAATTCCTTGTGGCCTtacttgataataaaataaaaccatgaCCAAAATAACGGTGAAAGTATTATCAATTCTCTTTTCATTAATATAtcacaacaagaaaaaaaaatctaaagtaagaaaaaaagaaagaaatttaagtaAAAGGACACCATGATGAAGCATGAATGAAACAATTGgaggttgaattcaaattagtGGTGCCAATGTTTACGCTAAcaatacatcaaaactataaagGTTAGGCAAGCGAACAACCTCAAATTTGTTCGAagattaaagaacaaaatttaaatcCTTTTCTAACAAATGGAgtttgatttagaatttgacTGAATCAAACTCAGCAGCaagttttttactttgattctGGCCGCTACTATGAGTGGCACCGCATCTGCCTCTGGAGAAAAGTGAAAAGGCAGTCCATTAGGGATACAGATCAACCTCAACTACCATCCACATCGAGGCATCATTACGGCAGATCACAATGATCATCTTGCTGCTTCATATCATGCATGCACGAATACCTCCCAATACTGGAGAAACACCATCCATTCCCAAGAAACATGTCAGAGAAAAGAAACATACTTTGGAATTTAATTGTTGAAATAACAAGATCcgaattgagaaaataaaattttgatgaaCCTGAGATGCATCTATTTATATTATCAGTTCACACAAACTAAGACCATCTTCAGCAAATCAACTGTATTAgtgacaaaaaacaaacaaaaccaaaaaacagcCAGTTAACCCCAGTCAGTATACAAACCATCACTTCCTCAATTTCTAGCTAAAAAAGTTCAACACGTGcctcacatcaaaatatatggCAAAAGGCATCGCCTAAAATGACCCTGATGATGTGAAACCTGAATGAGAAACTTGGGAGGTTAGTAGTTGATGCTGATTGTAAAATTCAAGGTCCCTCTTTATCTAAAGCATGATGTGGAGAAGCAGGCAATTGTTCTTCATTTCCATCAGTTTTAGCAGGTTGATCATTCTCAGGGGGTTCCTCTGCTGCCTCAGTATTTTCAGGATAAAAATTGATAGGGAACTTTGTAACCCTGGGTTTATCAGATAGGATGTTTCTTTGGACCTTATCAATCAACACTTTAGGTGGAGGTTCCTCTCTAAGCTGCTCATCTTCGTAATCATTGTTCACATAGTAGCCAACTCGAACAAATTCCTGACCTAAATAAGAGCATGTCAACAAAAGTACTGTGACACCAATGATATCTTCTTCACGAATCTTTGATGGATCTGGTGGGTTTGCCTGCAAAGCATACACACAGGGCATGGGTCAGAATTTATTCAagttacaaacaaaaaagagtCCAATTTAAAGAATCTAAATAAAGGTTCAAAGAGAATTGCCTGTAAGACAAAACGATAATTTCCAACATTGACAGGCCCAACAAGTACACTCTCCAATAGTTGATCATATGTTTCATCCTCAGCAGACCCCACGTAGATTAGTTTCCATTCCAAATCTGCATTGCAATGTCAAAATGGAACGTTCTTTTATAAGATGAACCAAAGTTGAAAGTCTGAAACAAAGAGTTCAGCAGAGAAGGAACTATTTCACAGAGAGCAATTTATCCACAAAATTAATTGAAGTCCCTACACCAAGTTGGATATTTAATTTGCAAGATACATAAAACCTTAACTCCTAAAATTATTTACAGCCTTCATACAGCCCTCAGTTCCTCCAAATCAACGAGCATAGATACATGTTTATCTTACAATGCAATGAATTCAGACCCCTAATGAAGTACGTGATCCAGATCTGGTAGAATACCCATTCTGCCAATCCacaatatattatcattttggaGATCTCTTtatctttcctttttcattaatttcatcaGCGCCCTAAATACATTTGAAGTTACCCTTGTAGACATCCTTGTACACCATACAATCAGGTCATCCAAGTCAAAACCCATAGAAAACTAATTGCAAGTTCTCTGACCCAAACCTCAATTACAAAAGCAAGTGCTTGCTACAAAAATGCCAGAATAACACAAAGGGCACGCTAAGCAATTAATTGATGGAAGTTGAAGATCATCCCTAACTAGCATCGCAGATGAATGGTATATTTCAGAAAGATGCCCGTATACTAAATATTACTCACAATGACAAACATGGGTCCTAACTTCATGCAATCAAAATACAATACAGAAAGATCATGACAGGTTAAGTACAAACCAGAGGGCTGTTACTCTATCATTCAAAGAGCCAACAAAATGCTTTAAGATTTGGCCAGCCTACATTCTGACCAGGTCACGTCACATTCTACTAACAAGAACTCACCTAACTAGGAACAAATTACATCAGAAGCATCAGATTTACAACTGAAATTCCACCAACTTAGATGATGAGAGAAGTAGTTAATTCCCACCAGCAACTAAAAATTGTAGGTCAGGGGCACACCAAGAATAGACCCACCAGAAACTAAAAATCAGCCGCTCATCGAttccaaaaaagaaacattagCTAGAACAATAACCCACAACTTCTCCATCTGTTTAACTACACATACACAATCAGTAAAATTACTCAAAGAACAAAATTCTGACACCAGAACCTAAatccctaaaaaaacaaatcgagcTATAAAAATCACTTTGTTTAGGAATTGCATCAAAACCCATATCAcaattttggttcaaaatcCAAGAAGAGCGAGCACACAAACAATTTCGTTTCACTTTCTCATCAACTAACAAACCCTGattgaaaattaacttaatcaatcaaagaaaaacactagacaatcaaagaaaataagaaaacatagaaagaaaatgaaaaagggaaaacaatAGATAAAGGTACCGTCTTTAAGAGGAGTCAAGCACTCGTATGAGATCTCGAACTGAAAGGGAGACGGAAACGGCGCCGGATTATCTAGTACGGTAACGTTAGTAAGATTCACTGCACTCATTATCTATCGTCTTTctatcaaattaaaacaaaaccataCCCTGAGGTTCTAAAACCTTCATCTAAAATCCTAAATACAAAATCGGGGGGAAAGAAGGACAACAATTAAAATCACCACCGCACAAGGAAGGTAAAAGAACAGAGGAGAAGCTTGTTCTAGgtctttttattccttttttgcCTTTTGAGGTGTGATTTTAGGGTTAGATGGAATTGAAAGCgaaaaaaagagatgattttgttgaagaaattgaatattAGGGGTTCGATTTAGGGTTTTATGAATTGGGAATGGCGGGAGAATGGAAAGGGTGTATTGAAATGAGGGAGCGGGAATTGATTTGGGAAACAGATGCGTTGAGgtggatttatatatatatatattaaggatAATTATAGTGAGCATAGTttattctcctttttttttaattatttttttaaattacattttgAGACCGTtggtattataataatagttattttctaaaatattttttattttaaaatatattaaaatatattttttaatttttaaaat
This region includes:
- the LOC18099430 gene encoding probable histone chaperone ASF1A isoform X1, yielding MSAVNLTNVTVLDNPAPFPSPFQFEISYECLTPLKDDLEWKLIYVGSAEDETYDQLLESVLVGPVNVGNYRFVLQANPPDPSKIREEDIIGVTVLLLTCSYLGQEFVRVGYYVNNDYEDEQLREEPPPKVLIDKVQRNILSDKPRVTKFPINFYPENTEAAEEPPENDQPAKTDGNEEQLPASPHHALDKEGP
- the LOC18099430 gene encoding probable histone chaperone ASF1A isoform X2, which produces MSAVNLTNVTVLDNPAPFPSPFQFEISYECLTPLKDDLEWKLIYVGSAEDETYDQLLESVLVGPVNVGNYRFVLQAIPPDPSKIREEDIIGVTVLLLTCSYLGQEFVRVGYYVNNDYEDEQLREEPPPKVLIDKVQRNILSDKPRVTKFPINFYPENTEAAEEPPENDQPAKTDGNEEQLPASPHHALDKEGP